The genomic window AAAATCACGATGACCTTGTCCACCTTGCCCGTTTGAAGCAAGGTCAGGGTTTCGAACAGTTCATCGAGCGTACCGAATCCTCCGGGAAAGGCGACGAGTGCCTTGGCCCGGATGAGGAAGTGCATTTTCCGGATGGCGAAATAGCGAAACTGAAAACTGAGTCTAGGGGTGATGTAGGGGTTCGGATGTTGTTCGTGCGGCAGGGTTATGTTGAGGCCGATCGACTTGGCATTCACGTCTGCAGCCCCACGGTTGGCTGCTTCCATAATGCCAGGCCCACCCCCCGTTACCACCACGTAATTGCACCGGCCATCCACCTGACAGGTCGAGGAGACCAACCGTGCAAACTCTCTGGCAATGTCATAATATTTGGCGAGCTCAAGCTGACGCTTGGCGATGGTGACTTGTAGTTGGAGATCGTGGCCCTGTGGGGTACGATCGGCTTGCTCTTCAGCCTGCCGCAATGCCTGTCTGGCAACGGCCGGCTCGTGCAACCTGGCACTCCCGAAGACGACGATAGTGGATTCGATCCGTTCTTCTTTTTGGATGAGTTCGGGCTTCAGCAGTTCGAGACCGATGCGGATGGGACGTAGCTCATCTCGCTGGAGAAATTCGGTATCTTTATCCGCGGGGATATACGAAGAGGATCGGTCGTCACATGGCGGGTGTGGAGCGGGATGTGGGGTTCCCTGACTCATGGGCCGCCATTATAACGGCCCGATGATACAGGCGGCAATTCATTGTTGAGCCGAGTGGGCCGGACGTTAGAAGGGATAGGGATGGAACGGAGGTCTCACAAGGCCGCGTTGAAAACCTTGGTGGATCACAACCCAGTCATGATTACAGAATACTTGGAACTCGTCGAGTCCCAGTCCCGTTCGGGAAAAGATGAGGTCCGGATCCACGGGCGTCCAGGGTTTTGCTAACCACCCCAAGTTGACACGCGAGTATTTCAGGTCGAGGAACCGATAGGTAACCACCACCCCCGAATCAGCATCGCTGATCGTATCCGGGGTCCCGAGCTTGGTCACGACTTCGGTCAGGGTCGTTTGCCCCGGAACAATAAATGCGACCTGCTCCGGAGTGAGAGTGGCATTGAGGGTTACGCGAACCACATTGCAACCCATGGTTGATATGCACACGATTACCGCGAGAACGAAGGGAAGAGCCCTATTCCCGACATACGTCATGTCACTCCCCAAAGGGCCAAAAGCGAAATCCCAAACTCTCGGTGCGCTTCGAAGCAAGCACGTCTTCAACAATCCCCTCGCGATTCACGATGATAAACACGTCATCACTCTTTATTGACAATCGTGTGAAGTTCAGGATGATCAGGAGCAGGCTCCCCGCTTTTGCATCATACCGATAGTAATGAAACACATCCCGTCCGTTGAGTTGTACCAATCGATCTGGCGCACCCAGTAGGTTGACCACTTCGATTTTCGTCGTGATCCCCTTCTGAATGGCGGTGAGCACTTCCGTTTTAACGTCGTCGCCGAGCGTCCCTCGACTGAAGGCACAGCCGTGTAGGAGTAGGCTCACAACCAGAAGCGCCTGAATCGATCGAACAATCCTCATGTCCGATACTCCTTTCTATGAGTTCGGTCGTCGATGGTCCAGAACGAAATCTTGTTCATAGACAGTATAGACGGCAGGCCTGAGGCCCACGCGCTGATAGACCGTTTGGGCATTGTGATTCTGATGTTCGACGTAGAGGCGGATCCCGCAGACTTGCGGATCTGCCTTGGCTCGCGCGGCAATGTGCTCATGCATTGCTCGATACACTCCCCGGCACCGCCATTCCGGTGTGACATAGACGCTCTGCACCCACCAAAAGGCCCCGTTTCGCCAATCACTCCATTCAAAGGTGATCATTAGTTGGCCGACGGCTGTTCGGGGTGCCTCGGCGGAAGTTTCTGCCATGATGTAAAAGCCATACTCAGGGTGTGCCAAGAGTGCGCGTGCGCCTTCTCGGAGCCGAGCGATGTCCAGTCTGCGCTGTTCGGTTTCGAGTGCCATGGCCGCATTGAACTCGACGATCCTCTGTACATCGTCCACCGTGGCTGGCCTAATGACGAACATGTCTG from Nitrospira sp. includes these protein-coding regions:
- a CDS encoding TIGR00730 family Rossman fold protein, with translation MSQGTPHPAPHPPCDDRSSSYIPADKDTEFLQRDELRPIRIGLELLKPELIQKEERIESTIVVFGSARLHEPAVARQALRQAEEQADRTPQGHDLQLQVTIAKRQLELAKYYDIAREFARLVSSTCQVDGRCNYVVVTGGGPGIMEAANRGAADVNAKSIGLNITLPHEQHPNPYITPRLSFQFRYFAIRKMHFLIRAKALVAFPGGFGTLDELFETLTLLQTGKVDKVIVILVGRDFWERVINWQLLVEYGLIAQTDLDLFHYAETAQEAWDLIARYNGVPIT
- a CDS encoding GNAT family N-acetyltransferase — protein: MFVIRPATVDDVQRIVEFNAAMALETEQRRLDIARLREGARALLAHPEYGFYIMAETSAEAPRTAVGQLMITFEWSDWRNGAFWWVQSVYVTPEWRCRGVYRAMHEHIAARAKADPQVCGIRLYVEHQNHNAQTVYQRVGLRPAVYTVYEQDFVLDHRRPNS